The nucleotide window TGGCGGCCCGCAGGGCGTCGGTCTTGATCAGCGAGCCCACGCGCACGCCCAGCAGGCGCAGCCGGCGCGACAGGTCGACGCGCTTCAGGCACTGGCCCGCCAGCTGGCGAATGCGGCGCGCGTCGGCCGTGGGCTCGGCCACGGTCTGGTCGCGCGTGGCGATCTTGAAATCGTCAAAGCGCAGCTTGATACCGATGGTCTTGCCGACATAGCCCTTGCGCTGAAGATCCGCCGCCACCTGCTCGCACAGCCGGGTGAAGATGCGTCCCAGCTCCAGGCGGTCACGCACCGCGTGCAGGTCGCGCTCGAAAGTGGTTTCGCGGCTCATACTCACAGGCTCGTTCTCGGTCACCACTGGGCGTTCGTCACGCCCCCATGCCGCGTCGTGCAGCCAGGCGCCGTAGCTTTTGCCGAAGTGCTCCACCAGCCAAGCCCGCTCGCGCGCGGCCAGCTCGCCGATGGTGTGGATGCCATGGCCTCGCAACTTGGCGTCCGCCTTGGGGCCGATGCCGTTGACCTTGCGGCACGGCAGTGGCCAGACCAGGCGCTCGATGTCGTGCTCGAACACCACGCTGATGCCGTTCGGCTTGTTGAACTCACTCGCCATCTTGGCCAGCAGCTTGTTGGGCGCCACGCCGATCGAACAGGTCAGGCCCGTGGCGTCGGCAATGCTTTTCTGGATCAACCGCGCCAGCACGCGCCCGCCCTCGCGCTGGCCGCCGGGCACGTCGGTGAAGTCGATGTACACCTCGTCCACGCCGCGATCCTCCATCACCGGGGCGATGCCTTGGATGACCTGCTTGAAGGCGCGTGAATAGCGGCGGTATTCGTCGAAGTCCACCGGCAGCAGGATCGCTTGCGGACACAGCTTGGCGGCCTTCATCAACCCCATGGCCGAGCCGATGCCGAACGGCCGTGCGGCGTAGGTGGCGGTGGTGATCACGCCGCGGCCGGTGTAGTCGCGCAGCAGCGGGAAGAAGTCGACGGGGATGTCGGCCAGGTCGGCGCTGGTCCAGGTGCGCTCGGGCCGCCCGGTGTTGAGGCGGCCGATCAGATCGTCCTCCTTGCGCCGCCCGCCGCCAATCACCATCGGCAAGCCCTTGAGCTGCGGATAGCGCAGCCATTCGACGGACGCGTAGAAGGCGTCCATGTCGAGGTGGGCGATGCGGCGAAGGGGGGAGGCGACACCCGCGAAGCTTAGCGCGGCGCCACCCGAAATCAGGGCGTGGTGGCTGGCAGCACCGTCCCCACGCATTCGCCGAACCCGATGCGCGCCGCGCCCGGCTTCTCGCACCAGCCGCGCAGGATGACCGTGTCGCCATCTTCCAGCCAGGTGCGGCTTTCGCCGTTCGGCAACTGGATCGGGTTCTTGCCGCCGGTGGTCAGCTCGATCAGCGCGCAGGCCGAATCGAGC belongs to Ottowia testudinis and includes:
- the dinB gene encoding DNA polymerase IV, coding for MDAFYASVEWLRYPQLKGLPMVIGGGRRKEDDLIGRLNTGRPERTWTSADLADIPVDFFPLLRDYTGRGVITTATYAARPFGIGSAMGLMKAAKLCPQAILLPVDFDEYRRYSRAFKQVIQGIAPVMEDRGVDEVYIDFTDVPGGQREGGRVLARLIQKSIADATGLTCSIGVAPNKLLAKMASEFNKPNGISVVFEHDIERLVWPLPCRKVNGIGPKADAKLRGHGIHTIGELAARERAWLVEHFGKSYGAWLHDAAWGRDERPVVTENEPVSMSRETTFERDLHAVRDRLELGRIFTRLCEQVAADLQRKGYVGKTIGIKLRFDDFKIATRDQTVAEPTADARRIRQLAGQCLKRVDLSRRLRLLGVRVGSLIKTDALRAANDARSNADLPLFQQARGATEN